A section of the Pimelobacter simplex genome encodes:
- a CDS encoding aromatic-ring-hydroxylating dioxygenase subunit beta: MTQADVRGSIEVAGRTITRGQVEDFLYEEADILDSWNYDGWFALFEEGARYEVPTTDYRGWSLHTGGSFVDDDYDLIKARVKRLKSRKAHAENPHSRTHRLVSNVRLFPGEEDGTLRIRASFVVHRARDGQFDTYVGWYEHVVVPTDEGLKYRLRRTILGHEALPVGARLSFIL; the protein is encoded by the coding sequence ATGACGCAGGCTGACGTGCGCGGCTCGATCGAGGTCGCCGGCCGCACCATCACCCGCGGCCAGGTCGAGGACTTCCTCTACGAGGAGGCCGACATCCTCGACTCGTGGAACTACGACGGCTGGTTCGCGCTCTTCGAGGAGGGCGCGCGCTACGAGGTGCCGACCACCGACTACCGCGGCTGGTCGCTCCACACCGGCGGCTCGTTCGTCGATGACGACTACGACCTCATCAAGGCCCGGGTCAAGCGGCTCAAGTCGCGCAAGGCGCACGCGGAGAACCCGCACTCGCGCACCCACCGCCTGGTCTCGAACGTCCGGCTCTTCCCGGGTGAGGAGGACGGCACCCTGCGCATCCGTGCGTCGTTCGTCGTCCACCGCGCCCGCGACGGGCAGTTCGACACCTACGTCGGCTGGTACGAGCACGTCGTCGTCCCGACGGACGAGGGCCTCAAGTACCGCCTGCGCCGGACGATCCTCGGTCACGAGGCGCTGCCGGTCGGCGCCCGCCTGAGCTTCATCCTCTAG
- a CDS encoding aromatic ring-hydroxylating oxygenase subunit alpha, giving the protein MPSEASERAAGPMLVEDWDELTFRVNREAYRSPEMFARERVNIWLRTWLYLGHETEIPNANDFKVRTIAGRPLIFCRDADGEVRAWLNSCPHRGTVLCRENEGSQKRFQCFYHAWTFNNDGTVAAIPDDGAYEDIESLQKNMMLRSVPRLEIHEGYVFISFNPDVPPLLEHLGDAADYMTMIEQQHASGVTTLPGVQLYSVRGNWKLAVENAMDGYHFSPTHNTFVGYLRESGFAVTDDNQFAYNLGNGHSLLVLTGHGGRISMIWEPRFGEAEKVRTEEHRAEMVERLGEERAHYIADESHILFVFPNLLLFDIEGLSIRQLEPVAPGHTDVRAWQLVPREEDPESRALRMKTVVSFVGPGGLATPDDIEAYEAVQRGIEATKGAGELDYSDMSRGMRDEVKGEQGRSIDEGAMRGFWREWEKVVDGGLQVTGNRPESFLEGRDVR; this is encoded by the coding sequence ATGCCAAGCGAAGCGTCCGAGCGAGCGGCAGGTCCCATGCTCGTCGAGGACTGGGACGAGCTCACGTTCCGCGTGAATCGGGAGGCGTACCGCTCTCCTGAGATGTTCGCGCGAGAGCGGGTCAACATCTGGCTGCGGACCTGGCTCTACCTCGGGCACGAGACGGAGATCCCGAACGCCAACGACTTCAAGGTCCGGACGATCGCCGGCCGGCCGCTGATCTTCTGCCGCGACGCGGACGGCGAGGTGCGGGCCTGGCTCAACTCCTGCCCCCACCGCGGCACCGTCCTGTGCCGGGAGAACGAGGGCTCGCAGAAGCGCTTCCAGTGCTTCTACCACGCCTGGACGTTCAACAACGACGGCACCGTGGCGGCGATCCCGGACGACGGCGCGTACGAGGACATCGAGTCCCTGCAGAAGAACATGATGCTGCGCTCGGTGCCCCGCCTCGAGATCCACGAGGGCTACGTCTTCATCTCGTTCAACCCCGACGTGCCGCCGCTGCTGGAGCACCTCGGCGACGCCGCCGACTACATGACGATGATCGAGCAGCAGCACGCCTCCGGCGTGACCACGCTGCCCGGCGTCCAGCTCTACAGCGTGCGCGGCAACTGGAAGCTCGCCGTCGAGAACGCGATGGACGGCTATCACTTCTCGCCGACCCACAACACGTTCGTGGGCTACCTGCGCGAGTCCGGCTTCGCGGTCACCGACGACAACCAGTTCGCCTACAACCTGGGCAACGGGCACTCCCTGCTGGTGCTGACCGGCCACGGCGGCCGGATCAGCATGATCTGGGAGCCGCGCTTCGGCGAGGCCGAGAAGGTCCGCACCGAGGAGCACCGCGCCGAGATGGTCGAGCGGCTCGGGGAGGAGCGGGCGCACTACATCGCCGACGAGAGCCACATCCTCTTCGTCTTCCCGAACCTGCTGCTCTTCGACATCGAGGGCCTCTCCATCCGCCAGCTCGAGCCGGTCGCGCCGGGGCACACCGACGTCCGCGCCTGGCAGCTCGTGCCGCGCGAGGAGGACCCCGAGTCCCGCGCGCTGCGCATGAAGACCGTGGTCAGCTTCGTCGGACCCGGCGGTCTGGCCACCCCCGACGACATCGAGGCGTACGAGGCCGTCCAGCGCGGCATCGAGGCGACCAAGGGTGCCGGCGAGCTCGACTACAGCGACATGTCGCGCGGCATGCGCGACGAGGTCAAGGGCGAGCAGGGCCGCTCGATCGACGAGGGCGCCATGCGCGGCTTCTGGCGTGAGTGGGAGAAGGTCGTCGACGGCGGCCTCCAGGTCACGGGCAACCGCCCGGAGAGCTTCCTCGAGGGGAGGGACGTGCGATGA
- the fdxA gene encoding ferredoxin, which produces MPYVITGSCIDVMDRSCVEECPVDCIYEGDRMLYIQPDECVECARCEPVCPQISIYHHDDLPDESKDYERINAEFFTDLGSPGGARKVGRTGADHPDVA; this is translated from the coding sequence GTGCCCTACGTGATCACTGGTTCCTGTATCGACGTGATGGACCGGTCCTGCGTGGAGGAATGTCCCGTCGACTGCATCTACGAGGGCGACCGGATGCTGTACATCCAGCCCGACGAGTGCGTCGAGTGCGCGCGCTGCGAGCCGGTGTGCCCCCAGATCTCGATCTACCACCACGACGACCTGCCCGACGAGTCGAAGGACTACGAGCGGATCAACGCCGAGTTCTTCACCGACCTCGGCTCCCCCGGCGGTGCCCGCAAGGTCGGCCGCACCGGCGCGGACCACCCGGACGTCGCATGA
- a CDS encoding NAD(P)/FAD-dependent oxidoreductase has translation MSATSPAPVAGATHEVDLLIVGAGPTGLYATYYAGFRELKVALLDALPEVGGQIAALYPEKALYDVAGFPAVRGQELVDALHAQARSADPLLLLGRTAVGLVEHEDGVEVTTDTGETVRAGAVLITAGIGSFTPRELPVGSEYLDRGLRYFVPRLAELADQDVLVVGGGDSALDWALGLESIARSVTLVHRRPQFRAHERSVAQLQESSVEVLTPYEVAKVSGEEVIEEVVIETRDGESRTLTVQAVVAALGFIADLGPIDDWGLEQEKRHILVDRTMRTNRQRVFAAGDLAHYEGKVKLISIGFGEAALAVNHITALVRPGSALTPGHSSDL, from the coding sequence ATGAGCGCCACGTCCCCCGCCCCGGTCGCGGGCGCGACCCACGAGGTCGACCTGCTCATCGTCGGCGCCGGCCCGACCGGCCTGTACGCCACCTACTACGCGGGCTTCCGCGAGCTGAAGGTCGCGCTGCTCGACGCGCTGCCCGAGGTGGGCGGCCAGATCGCCGCGCTCTACCCCGAGAAGGCGCTGTACGACGTCGCCGGCTTCCCGGCCGTGCGCGGCCAGGAGCTGGTCGACGCGCTGCACGCGCAGGCCCGCTCGGCCGACCCGCTGCTGCTGCTCGGCCGCACCGCGGTCGGCCTCGTCGAGCACGAGGACGGCGTCGAGGTCACCACCGACACCGGCGAGACGGTCCGCGCGGGCGCGGTCCTCATCACCGCCGGCATCGGCAGCTTCACGCCGCGCGAGCTGCCCGTCGGCTCGGAGTACCTCGATCGCGGGCTGCGCTACTTCGTGCCCCGCCTGGCCGAGCTCGCCGACCAGGACGTGCTCGTCGTCGGCGGCGGCGACTCCGCCCTCGACTGGGCCCTCGGCCTGGAGTCGATCGCGCGCAGCGTCACGCTGGTCCACCGCCGACCGCAGTTCCGTGCGCACGAGCGCAGCGTCGCACAGCTGCAGGAGTCGAGCGTCGAGGTCCTCACGCCGTACGAGGTCGCGAAGGTGTCCGGCGAGGAGGTCATCGAGGAGGTCGTCATCGAGACCCGCGACGGCGAGAGCCGCACCCTCACGGTGCAGGCCGTCGTCGCCGCCCTCGGCTTCATCGCCGACCTGGGCCCGATCGACGACTGGGGTCTGGAGCAGGAGAAGCGCCACATCCTGGTCGACCGCACCATGCGGACCAACCGGCAGCGGGTCTTCGCAGCCGGCGACCTCGCCCACTACGAGGGCAAGGTCAAGCTGATCTCGATCGGCTTCGGCGAGGCCGCCCTCGCCGTGAACCACATCACCGCGCTGGTCCGGCCCGGATCAGCGCTCACGCCGGGGCATTCGTCCGACCTCTGA
- a CDS encoding IclR family transcriptional regulator has protein sequence MTASKSPKRETSETAPTIQTVERAAVVLGSFTVAKPYLSLNELTASLGTSKATAHRYTKALRAAHLLRYDERTALYSLGPQVLTLAASARAGLPIVAAAEPYMESLLHEVDETVVLSVWDGETATVVRSVDNTDHIIRIGVRSGARLDLTDSAQGRVFCSFLPPDQVPGLKSILRRAPELGEEFENIRELGLSLNSPDINGVRTIAAPIFEGGTIVASMAIVGTAVTVSADVDSPMARALLRTTRDLSEGLGGH, from the coding sequence TTGACTGCCAGCAAGAGCCCCAAGCGCGAGACGAGCGAGACCGCTCCCACCATCCAGACGGTGGAGCGGGCCGCGGTCGTCCTCGGCTCGTTCACGGTCGCCAAGCCCTACCTGAGCCTCAACGAGCTCACCGCATCGCTCGGCACCAGCAAGGCGACCGCGCACCGCTACACCAAGGCGCTGCGCGCTGCGCACCTCCTCCGGTACGACGAGCGCACCGCCCTCTACTCGCTCGGCCCCCAGGTGCTGACGCTCGCCGCGTCCGCCCGGGCCGGACTGCCCATCGTCGCGGCGGCCGAGCCCTACATGGAGTCGCTGCTGCACGAGGTCGACGAGACCGTCGTCCTCTCGGTGTGGGACGGCGAGACCGCCACCGTGGTCCGCTCGGTCGACAACACCGACCACATCATCCGGATCGGCGTCCGCTCCGGCGCCCGGCTCGACCTCACCGACTCCGCGCAGGGCCGGGTGTTCTGCTCGTTCCTGCCCCCGGACCAGGTGCCCGGTCTCAAGTCGATCCTGCGCCGCGCGCCCGAGCTGGGCGAGGAGTTCGAGAACATCCGCGAGCTCGGTCTCTCGCTCAACTCCCCCGACATCAACGGCGTGCGCACCATCGCGGCGCCGATCTTCGAGGGCGGCACCATCGTCGCGTCGATGGCGATCGTCGGCACCGCCGTCACCGTCTCGGCCGATGTCGACAGCCCGATGGCGCGGGCCCTGCTGCGCACCACGCGCGACCTGTCCGAGGGTCTCGGCGGTCACTGA
- a CDS encoding acyl-CoA dehydrogenase family protein, protein MKRDIYDEDHEAFRASVKEFVDRSVLPHTEEHIAAKALPREFWIEAGKQGLLGLEVPEQYGGAEAGDFRFNAVLQEELAKVGAAYPTCHGIHADITAPYIVELGTEEQKQRWLPGVASGEILLGIGMTEPSGGSDLAALKTTAVRDGDAWVINGSKTFITNGYSGDLFVTAVRTDPEKGPKGITLFGIEATQEGFSRGRKLDKVGMEESDTAELFFENVRVTDAEIIGELNMGFIHMMQKLPQERLGCAVANVAHAKQILEETIQYAKERQAFGAPIGTFQHNKFLLADLVTRIEVAEAYIDKCVLAHSEKRLTAIDAAKAKWYSSQVQGEVLDHCVQLHGGYGFMNEYRVARAWRDARVTKIWAGSNEIMKELIGRDLGL, encoded by the coding sequence ATGAAGCGCGATATCTACGACGAGGACCACGAGGCATTCCGGGCGTCCGTCAAGGAGTTCGTGGACCGCTCGGTCCTGCCGCACACCGAGGAGCACATCGCCGCCAAGGCGCTGCCCCGCGAGTTCTGGATCGAGGCCGGCAAGCAGGGCCTGCTCGGTCTCGAGGTCCCCGAGCAGTACGGCGGCGCCGAGGCCGGTGACTTCCGGTTCAACGCCGTCCTGCAGGAGGAGCTCGCCAAGGTCGGTGCGGCGTACCCGACCTGCCACGGCATCCACGCCGACATCACGGCGCCATACATCGTCGAGCTGGGCACCGAGGAGCAGAAGCAGCGCTGGCTCCCCGGCGTCGCCTCGGGCGAGATCCTGCTGGGCATCGGCATGACCGAGCCCTCCGGCGGCTCCGACCTCGCCGCGCTCAAGACCACCGCGGTGCGCGACGGCGACGCGTGGGTCATCAACGGCTCCAAGACCTTCATCACCAACGGCTACTCCGGCGACCTCTTCGTCACCGCCGTGCGCACCGACCCCGAGAAGGGCCCCAAGGGCATCACGCTCTTCGGCATCGAGGCGACCCAGGAGGGCTTCTCCCGCGGCCGCAAGCTCGACAAGGTCGGCATGGAGGAGTCCGACACGGCCGAGCTGTTCTTCGAGAACGTCCGGGTCACCGACGCCGAGATCATCGGCGAGCTCAACATGGGCTTCATCCACATGATGCAGAAGCTCCCCCAGGAGCGGCTCGGCTGCGCGGTCGCCAACGTCGCGCACGCCAAGCAGATCCTCGAGGAGACGATCCAGTACGCCAAGGAGCGCCAGGCGTTCGGCGCCCCGATCGGCACCTTCCAGCACAACAAGTTCCTGCTGGCCGACCTGGTCACCCGGATCGAGGTCGCCGAGGCCTACATCGACAAGTGCGTGCTCGCGCACTCGGAGAAGCGGCTCACCGCGATCGACGCGGCCAAGGCCAAGTGGTACTCCTCGCAGGTCCAGGGCGAGGTGCTCGACCACTGCGTCCAGCTGCACGGCGGCTACGGCTTCATGAACGAGTACCGCGTGGCCCGCGCCTGGCGCGACGCCCGGGTCACCAAGATCTGGGCCGGCTCCAACGAGATCATGAAGGAGCTCATCGGCCGCGACCTCGGCCTCTGA
- a CDS encoding Calx-beta domain-containing protein, whose product MSRSRWFRPALVLLTAAALLPATPALAAAAAPKPVASAAPVSVAEGAGQAVVVVRLTKKARSNVAISWATVAGSARAGSDFRAARGKVVVKKGRKVARITVRLVDDRVAEPTESFTVALRSRAAKIRTPRVAVRITDDDSSPVRFPQTITGTVSGRTKTAVYPGGTVPDSLHVEWSGTITYVFQKNDPVLGTPWRDQQVHYVVQSASISWTASGTCTGAGTLTGSQLTGDFTVDDSATGPGHDVDPRYWDYAIYLAPLTGTGNMPVTCGPNPGNAAGRVGQGGNGGALVYNGYATPDQPDRLRYSTDRYTYAGTANPPALTYDNTWNLTGSGVAAY is encoded by the coding sequence ATGTCTCGATCTCGCTGGTTCCGCCCTGCCCTGGTGCTCCTGACCGCCGCCGCGCTCCTCCCGGCCACCCCGGCGCTCGCCGCCGCGGCCGCACCGAAGCCGGTCGCGTCGGCCGCCCCGGTGAGCGTCGCGGAGGGTGCCGGTCAGGCGGTGGTCGTGGTGCGCCTGACCAAGAAGGCGCGCAGCAACGTGGCGATCTCGTGGGCGACCGTGGCGGGCAGCGCGCGGGCCGGCAGCGACTTCCGCGCGGCCCGCGGCAAGGTCGTGGTGAAGAAGGGCCGCAAGGTCGCCCGGATCACCGTCCGGCTGGTCGACGACCGGGTCGCCGAGCCGACCGAGAGCTTCACCGTCGCGCTCCGCAGCCGGGCCGCGAAGATCCGCACCCCGCGGGTCGCCGTACGGATCACCGACGACGACAGCAGCCCGGTCCGCTTCCCGCAGACCATCACCGGGACGGTCTCGGGCCGGACCAAGACGGCCGTCTACCCCGGCGGCACCGTGCCCGACTCGCTGCACGTGGAGTGGAGCGGCACGATCACCTACGTCTTCCAGAAGAACGACCCGGTGCTCGGGACGCCGTGGCGCGACCAGCAGGTGCACTATGTCGTCCAGTCGGCCTCGATCAGCTGGACGGCGAGCGGCACCTGCACCGGCGCCGGCACCCTCACGGGGAGCCAGCTCACCGGCGACTTCACCGTCGACGACAGCGCCACCGGCCCCGGGCACGACGTCGACCCGCGCTACTGGGACTACGCCATCTACCTCGCGCCCCTCACCGGCACCGGCAACATGCCGGTCACCTGCGGGCCCAACCCGGGCAATGCCGCGGGCCGCGTGGGACAGGGCGGCAACGGGGGCGCGCTGGTCTACAACGGCTACGCCACGCCCGACCAGCCGGACCGGCTGCGCTACTCCACCGACCGCTACACGTACGCCGGCACGGCGAACCCGCCGGCGCTGACCTACGACAACACCTGGAACCTGACCGGCAGCGGGGTGGCGGCGTACTGA
- a CDS encoding ATP-binding protein — translation MASGRLVEREASLAQAGAALDRLRAGTGGALCLLGPAGVGKTALLTSVLTGADTGAGGLRVLRATAGELETHTPYGVVRHLFGRALAGLDPAALDGLGGIAHGAARAAVDLVLHRGEPVDDPSMMLNSLYWLLDGLAADGPLVLAVDDAHWADEASLLFCQHLLNRAGELPVLLVVAARDILPERRSPALAALVAGASRLDLAPLSVAGVRSCLAQLGHDEISDELVAACADVSGGNPFLVTALADLLGTTDVRSLVPRTVVDTVVQRLTALGTAEQALARAVATLESAPLRIAAGLADLSPERAGIAADRLRDAGLLSTDRPLEFRHALLRSAVAAATGAATRDDLHRRAARALADEPDGLHLAAGHLLEAEGVGDPWAANLLHTAARAALADGAPQAAADLLRRAIAEPPPAADLPELLVELGTAELRAGDPASVSTLERAGRGVTDPVLRAQCAIGLAAAYHVGGFYERSVPILSDALAGLGPEHGDLTLVVEAELVAAALSAPGRVDEARTRLARHGHLAGTTPGERLLLIHQASVANATEAPISVAGDLARRAIGDGATPEQVTNPFAWTLARIHLACAGEYDAVAVLCAQGLDLAARSGSVPLYAAASVTRGWAHLWAGRIDDGGTDFAEALRHAEVVPGGQLLRLMASAGLAEALLAQGRLAEAVAALDHVPDDVAEDRNHATGIHLLRARGLVRAATGDHAGALAALDTCGERLAALAMDSPTWCAWRPAAVESLWALGRVDEARTLAAVELACAEAKDAAAVLGQALRISGEVADDTEAGLALLARSVAVLDGSEARLQEARSRVALGAALRRTGRRVEGRDELRRGRELAHRLGAVPLAERAATELALAGGRAGRIELTGVAALTSAERRVCALAATGLRNRDIAQRLFVSTKTVEVHLSRAYRKLGVGRDGLGALLAEA, via the coding sequence GTGGCCAGCGGTCGACTCGTCGAGAGGGAGGCCAGCCTCGCTCAGGCCGGCGCCGCCCTCGACCGCCTGCGCGCCGGGACCGGCGGAGCGCTCTGCCTGCTCGGGCCCGCCGGGGTCGGGAAGACCGCGCTGCTCACGTCCGTCCTGACCGGTGCCGACACCGGGGCCGGCGGCCTGCGAGTGCTGCGGGCGACGGCCGGCGAGCTCGAGACCCACACGCCGTACGGCGTCGTGCGGCACCTCTTCGGCCGGGCGCTGGCCGGGCTCGACCCGGCCGCCCTCGACGGCCTGGGCGGGATCGCGCACGGCGCGGCCCGGGCCGCCGTCGACCTCGTGCTGCACCGCGGGGAGCCGGTCGACGACCCCTCGATGATGCTCAACAGCCTCTACTGGCTGCTCGACGGGCTCGCCGCCGACGGTCCGCTGGTGCTCGCGGTCGACGACGCGCACTGGGCGGACGAGGCGTCCCTGCTGTTCTGCCAGCACCTGCTCAACCGGGCGGGCGAGCTGCCGGTGCTGCTCGTGGTCGCGGCCCGCGACATCCTGCCCGAGCGCCGGAGCCCGGCGCTGGCGGCACTCGTCGCCGGCGCCTCCCGGCTCGACCTCGCGCCGCTGAGCGTCGCCGGGGTGCGCTCCTGCCTGGCCCAGCTGGGCCACGACGAGATCAGCGACGAGCTCGTCGCGGCGTGCGCCGACGTCAGCGGCGGGAACCCGTTCCTGGTCACCGCGCTCGCCGACCTGCTGGGGACGACGGACGTCCGCTCGCTCGTCCCCCGCACCGTCGTCGACACCGTCGTGCAGCGCCTCACCGCCCTCGGTACGGCGGAGCAGGCGCTCGCCCGCGCGGTGGCGACCCTCGAGTCCGCACCCCTGCGCATCGCCGCCGGCCTGGCGGACCTGAGCCCCGAGCGGGCCGGCATCGCCGCCGACCGGCTGCGCGACGCCGGGCTGCTCTCGACCGACCGGCCCCTGGAGTTCCGCCACGCCCTGCTGCGCAGCGCCGTCGCCGCCGCGACCGGGGCCGCGACCCGCGACGACCTGCACCGGCGCGCCGCCCGCGCCCTCGCAGACGAGCCGGACGGCCTGCACCTGGCCGCCGGCCACCTCCTGGAGGCCGAGGGCGTCGGGGACCCGTGGGCGGCGAACCTGCTGCACACGGCGGCCCGCGCGGCCCTCGCCGACGGAGCGCCCCAGGCGGCGGCCGACCTGCTCCGGCGCGCGATCGCCGAGCCGCCGCCGGCCGCGGACCTCCCCGAGCTGCTGGTCGAGCTGGGCACCGCCGAGCTGCGGGCCGGCGACCCGGCGTCGGTGAGCACCCTGGAGCGCGCGGGCCGCGGCGTGACCGACCCGGTGCTGCGGGCGCAGTGTGCGATCGGGCTCGCCGCGGCGTACCACGTCGGCGGGTTCTACGAGCGCTCCGTGCCCATCCTCAGCGACGCGCTCGCCGGCCTCGGGCCCGAGCACGGCGACCTGACCCTCGTCGTCGAGGCCGAGCTCGTCGCGGCCGCGCTCTCGGCGCCGGGCCGGGTCGACGAGGCGCGCACCCGGCTCGCCCGCCACGGCCACCTCGCCGGTACGACGCCCGGGGAGCGGCTGCTCCTCATCCACCAGGCCTCCGTGGCCAACGCGACCGAGGCGCCGATCTCCGTGGCCGGCGACCTGGCCCGGCGCGCGATCGGCGACGGCGCGACGCCCGAGCAGGTGACGAACCCGTTCGCCTGGACCCTCGCCCGGATCCACCTCGCCTGCGCCGGCGAGTACGACGCGGTCGCCGTCCTCTGCGCCCAGGGCCTCGACCTCGCCGCCCGGTCCGGCTCCGTCCCGCTCTACGCCGCCGCCTCGGTCACCCGCGGCTGGGCACACCTGTGGGCCGGGCGGATCGACGACGGCGGCACCGACTTCGCCGAGGCACTGCGCCACGCCGAGGTCGTCCCCGGCGGGCAGCTGCTCCGCCTCATGGCCTCGGCCGGCCTCGCCGAGGCGCTGCTCGCCCAGGGCCGGCTGGCCGAGGCCGTCGCCGCGCTCGACCACGTGCCCGACGACGTCGCCGAGGACCGCAACCACGCCACCGGCATCCACCTGCTCCGCGCCCGCGGCCTGGTCCGCGCCGCCACCGGCGACCACGCCGGCGCACTCGCCGCGCTGGACACCTGCGGCGAGCGGCTCGCCGCCCTCGCCATGGACTCCCCCACCTGGTGCGCCTGGCGTCCCGCCGCCGTCGAGAGCCTGTGGGCCCTCGGCCGGGTCGACGAGGCCCGCACCCTCGCCGCCGTCGAGCTCGCCTGCGCCGAGGCCAAGGACGCCGCCGCCGTGCTCGGCCAGGCGCTGCGGATCTCCGGCGAGGTCGCCGACGACACCGAGGCCGGGCTCGCCCTGCTCGCACGCTCGGTCGCCGTCCTCGACGGCTCCGAGGCCCGGCTCCAGGAGGCGCGCTCCCGGGTCGCGCTCGGCGCCGCGCTGCGTCGTACGGGGCGCCGGGTCGAGGGCCGCGACGAGCTGCGGCGCGGCCGCGAGCTCGCCCACCGGCTCGGCGCCGTACCCCTGGCGGAGCGGGCGGCGACCGAGCTCGCCCTCGCCGGCGGCCGGGCCGGCCGGATCGAGCTGACCGGCGTCGCCGCCCTGACCTCCGCCGAGCGCCGGGTCTGCGCGCTCGCCGCGACCGGGCTGCGCAACCGCGACATCGCGCAGCGCCTCTTCGTCAGCACCAAGACCGTCGAGGTGCACCTCTCCCGGGCCTACCGCAAGCTCGGCGTCGGCCGCGACGGGCTCGGGGCGCTGCTCGCCGAGGCCTGA